One Symphalangus syndactylus isolate Jambi chromosome 10, NHGRI_mSymSyn1-v2.1_pri, whole genome shotgun sequence genomic region harbors:
- the RAB11FIP1 gene encoding rab11 family-interacting protein 1 isoform X1, whose translation MSLMVSAGRGLGAVWSPTHVQVTVLQARGLRAKGPGGTSDAYAVIQVGKEKYATSVSERSLGAPVWREEATFELPSLLSSGPAAAATLQLTVLHRALLGLDKFLGRAEVDLRDLHRDQGRRKTQWYKLKSKPGKKDKERGEIEVDIQFMRNNMTASMFDLSVKDKSRNPFGKLKDKIKGKNKDSGSDTASAIIPSVTPLVDSDDESVGKDKKKKSKIKTLLSKSNLQKTPLSQSMSVLPTSKPEKVLLRPGDFQSQWDEDDNEDESSSASDVMSHKRTASTDLKQLNQVNFTLPKKEGLSFLGGLRSKNDVLSRSNVCINGNHVYLEQPEAKGETKDSSPSSSPSPKGFRKKHLFSSTENLAAGSWKEPAEGGGLSSDRQLSESFTKDSLKSMTLPSYRPAPLVSGDLRENTAPANSEATKEAKESKKPESRRSSLLSLMTGKKDVAKGSEGENPLTVPGREKEGMLMGVKPGEDALGPAKDLVRRSEKDTAAVVSRQGSSLNPFEDVQITEPEAEPESKSEPKPPISSPRAPQTRAVKPRLEVSPEAQPTARLPSATDSPSSLPPLPSSSGQAPVPSELGLGADTQSSESPSVFSSLLSPIAAPISTSTPIESWPLVDRGQAKSEEPPLLPKAELQTESLTPVPNSGSSALGSLFKQPSIPANKGTEDSLMGRTRETGTEKNTSSLELEESLPEQPETGRQEEELPRFPRKKQDYSPSFGEAQEVPSALSLSSDGAASSVGELVAGGDRDLESQAGSLVESKARDAVEEMAPPLPMGESVPSIDSTMQKLEEMGLNLREGQKKTKKRVSFSEQLFTEEAVERATPLVEGHSSCPQELTPAWAVAGNASDGEPPESPHAEDSERESVTTPGPATCGAPASPADHLLLPSQESFSEGPTSEASSVKDTPLFRMEGEDALVTQYQSKASDHEGLLSDPLSDLQLASDFKSPIVADLNLSLPSIPEVASDDERIDQVEDDGDQVEDDGETAESSTLDIGASSLGLVVSCPERGKGPSGEADRLALGEDLCDFRLQAPQASVTAPSEQTTEFGIHKPHLGKSSSLDKQLPGPSGGKEEKPMGNGSPSPPPGTSLDDPVPSPSPSEIFPATHSFPSSAHSDTHHTSTAESQKKATAEGSAGRVENFGKRKPLLQAWVSPSETHPVSAQPGAGTGSAKHRLHPVKPMNATATKIANSSLGTATIISENLNNEAMMKKYSPSDPAFAYAQLTHDELIQLVLKQKETISKKEFQVRELEDYIDNLLVRVMEETPNILRVPTQVGKKAGKM comes from the exons GTGGTATAAGTTGAAATCCAAACCAGGAAAGAAGGACAAGGAGCGAGGAGAAATTGAGGTTGACATCCAGTTTATGAGAAACAACATGACTGCCAGCATGTTTGACCTTTCTGTGAAAGACAAGTCTCGGAATCCATTTGGAAAACTGAAGGACAAGATCAAGGGGAAGAATAAGGACAGCGGGTCAGACACCGCCTCCGCCATCATCCCTAGCGTGACACCTTTGGTCGACAGTGATGATGAGTCTGTGggcaaagacaagaaaaagaaatcaaagatcaaGACCTTACTTTCCAAGTCGAATTTGCAGAAGACGCCTCTTTCCCAGTCCATGTCTGTCCTGCCGACTTCAAAGCCAGAAAAAGTGCTGCTTCGTCCCGGAGACTTTCAGTCCCAGTGGGATGAAGATGACAATGAGGATGAGTCCTCCTCGGCCTCGGATG TCATGTCTCACAAGAGAACAGCGAGTACGGATCTTAAGCAACTGAACCAGGTCAACTTTACCCTTCCCAAGAAGGAAGGACTTTCCTTTCTTGGCGGCCTTCGGTCTAAGAATGATGTCCTTTCCCGCTCTAATGTCTGCATCAATGGGAACCATGTTTACCTGGAGCAGCCAGAAGCCAAGGGTGAGACCAAGGACAGCAGCCcgtcctcctccccatcccccaagGGCTTCAGAAAGAAGCATTTGTTCTCTTCTACGGAGAACCTGGCGGCTGGGTCTTGGAAGGAGCCTGCTGAAGGAGGTGGGCTGTCTTCTGACAGACAGCTCTCTGAATCTTTTACCAAAGACTCCTTGAAGTCTATGACCCTGCCATCCTACCGACCTGCCCCACTGGTCAGTGGGGACCTCAGAGAAAACACGGCCCCCGCAAACTCGGAGGCCACAAAAGAAGCCAAGGAGAGCAAGAAGCCAGAGAGCAGGAGGTCCTCTTTGCTGTCTCTGATGACGGGGAAGAAGGATGTGGCTAAGGGCAGTGAAGGTGAAAACCCTCTCACAGTCccggggagggagaaggaaggcatGCTGATGGGGGTTAAGCCGGGGGAGGACGCGTTGGGGCCTGCTAAAGACCTTGTGAGAAGATCCGAGAAAGATACTGCAGCTGTTGTCTCCAGACAGGGCAGCTCCCTGAACCCCTTTGAAGATGTGCAGATCACAGAACCAGAAGCTGAGCCAGAGTCCAAGTCTGAACCGAAACCTCCAATTTCCTCTCCGAGGGCTCCCCAAACCAGAGCTGTCAAGCCCCG ACTGGAAGTGTCTCCGGAGGCGCAACCCACAGCCAGGCTTCCTTCCGCCACTGactccccttcctctcttcctcctctcccttctagTTCTGGCCAGGCACCTGTCCCCTCTGAATTGGGACTTGGTGCAGACACACAGTCCTCTGAGAGTCCTTctgtcttctcctctctcttaTCTCCCATAGCAGCTCCCATTTCCACATCCACTCCAATTGAAAGCTGGCCTCTCGTAGACAGGGGCCAGGCCAAGTCTGAAGAACCACCCTTGCTCCCTAAGGCAGAGTTGCAAACTGAGAGTTTAACACCGGTTCCAAATTCTGGTTCTTCTGCCCTGGGATCACTTTTCAAACAGCCATCCATTCCAGCAAATAAAGGGACAGAAGATTCTCTGATGGGCAGGACCCGTGAGACAGGCACAGAGAAGAACACCAGCAGCCTTGAGTTGGAGGAGTCTCTCCCAGAGCAGCCTGAAACAGGGCGACAAGAGGAAGAACTTCCGAGATTCCCCCGCAAAAAACAAGACTATAGCCCATCATTTGGAGAGGCCCAGGAAGTACCATCTGCCCTTTCACTCAGCAGTGATGGAGCTGCGAGCTCCGTTGGGGAGCTTGTGGCAGGAGGAGACAGAGACTTGGAGAGTCAGGCTGGGTCTCTTGTGGAGAGCAAAGCTAGGGATGCAGTTGAAGAAATGGCGCCCCCTCTTCCCATGGGAGAATCAGTGCCTTCCATTGATTCCACGatgcagaagctggaagagatgGGTCTGAACCTCCGCGAGGGCCAGAAGAAAACCAAGAAGCGTGTGTCATTTTCTGAGCAGCTCTTCACGGAAGAGGCGGTGGAGAGGGCCACCCCGCTGGTGGAAGGACACAGCAGTTGTCCGCAGGAGCTAACCCCTGCATGGGCTGTTGCTGGAAACGCATCTGATGGAGAGCCTCCTGAGTCTCCCCATGCAGAGGACTCAGAAAGGGAATCGGTGACCACACCTGGGCCAGCGACGTGCGGTGCGCCAGCCTCCCCAGCGGAtcaccttctcctcccctcccaggaGAGTTTCTCCGAAGGCCCCACGAGTGAAGCAAGCTCAGTGAAAGACACTCCACTCTTTAGGATGGAGGGAGAGGATGCCCTTGTGACTCAGTATCAGAGCAAAGCTAGTGACCACGAAGGTTTATTGTCTGACCCCTTGAGTGACCTTCAGTTGGCCTCAGATTTTAAATCTCCAATCGTGGCTGATCTGAACTTAAGCCTTCCTTCCATTCCTGAAGTTGCATCAGATGATGAAAGAATAGATCAGGTTGAAGATGACGGAGATCAGGTTGAAGATGATGGAGAGACAGCAGAGTCATCAACTCTGGACATAGGAGCTTCGTCCTTGGGCTTGGTAGTCTCCTGTCCTGAGAGGGGAAAGGGGCCCAGTGGCGAGGCCGATAGGTTGGCACTGGGGGAGGACCTGTGTGATTTCAGGCTGCAAGCACCCCAGGCATCTGTGACAGCTCCTTCAGAGCAGACCACAGAGTTCGGAATTCACAAACCACATCTCGGCAAGAGCTCAAGCTTGGATAAACAGCTGCCAGGCCCCAGTGGTGGCAAGGAAGAAAAACCGATGGGAAATGGGAGTCCAAGCCCGCCTCCTGGCACGTCCCTGGACGAtcctgtgcccagcccctcccctTCTGAGATCTTTCCTGCCACACACTCTTTCCccagctctgcacattctgacaCTCACCACACCAGCACAGCagaatctcaaaaaaaagccACAGCAGAGGGCTCCGCTGGTAGAGTTGAAAATTTTGGCAAGAGGAAGCCACTCCTCCAGGCCTGGGTCTCACCCTCGGAGACACATCCAGTCTCAGCTCAGCCAGGCGCTGGAACTGGGTCAGCCAAGCACAG ACTTCATCCTGTGAAGCCAATGAATGCAACAGCCACCAAGATTGCTAACTCCAGCTTGGGAACTGCCACCATCATCAGTGAGAACTTGAACAACGAGGCCATGATGAAG AAATACAGCCCCTCGGACCCTGCATTTGCGTACGCACAGCTGACCCACGATGAGCTGATCCAACTGGTCCTCAAACAGAAGGAAACGATAAGCAAGAAGGAGTTCCAGGTCCGCGAGCTGGAAGACTACATTGACAACCTGCTTGTCAGAGTCATGGAAGAAACCCCCAATATCCTCCGCGTCCCGACTCAGGTTGgcaaaaaagcaggaaagatgtaA